AAAGGACTTTCGGTGTATGCATTGGTAGATTTCCAAATTGGCGGAGATATTTATAACGCAACTCGCCAATTGCTCTATTTCAACAACAGACACGGTGATTTAGATCAATCGGGTAAGGCGCAAAGTGAGAAAAAGACCGACAACTATTATCAAAGCCTTTACAATGGTAATAATTCAACGAAACATTTCGTTGAGTCCGGAACTTTTGCGTGGCTTCGTGAATTAAACATTTCATATACTTTAAGTAACGAAGATTTGAAAACTGTTGGTCTTGATTTCTTTAGCGACATTCGTCTCTCGGTCATCGGTAGAAACCTTTTTGTAATAACCAACTATAGTGGTTATTCACCGGAAGTTGCTTTAGCAAATAACTCAACGACTTATCGGGTCGATCAATTTGTCTATCCGCTATTCCGTTCATTAACCGGTGGGGTTCAAATCCGATTTTAACCAAAAAGTTTCGGGGCGATTCAGTCGCCCCGATTTATAAGTTTTACTTAACTTAATATTTAACAAACATGTTTACACTTAGAAGGTATCTATCAATCTTAGTGATTGCGGTTACTCTCGTAGTAGGCTCGGGGTGCGCAGATCTCAATGTCGAAAATCCAAACAATCCAGATGTCGAAAGAGTTTTAGCCACCACAAATGATTTATTGGGCGTTCAACAGGGCGCGTTGATTGCATTGTTTACACCTCACGCAACAGGTCCTAGCGGTTTTTCCTCGAATGTAAACTTGGAGTGGACCGCAGACTATGTTACGATGACGAACAATGTCAATACTTGGTGGTCACAGTTTAAGGCTGAACCAAGACCTCAATTCAATAATACGGTTGCGAATGGATCATTGGCAGTATTTAGTGGGCCTTATTCGCGTTGGTATGCAGCAATATCAGCTTCAAACGATGTCATTAGAGCCATTGCAGTTCAGCAACGTTCTTTATCAACGGCCGCGGATACAAGAGCATTACTTGCAACTGCGTATTTTGTGAGAGCAATGGCATTTGGATATTTAGCAAATGTATTTGACAAAGCGGTTATTGTGGATTTAAATACAGATGTATCAAATCCTTCATTACCCTTTGCGTCTTATTCCCAAGTTATGACCTTTGCTCAAAGAAGCTTTGACTTGGCAGATTCAGTTTGCAATGTTTCTGGCGGCTTTACGCTTCCCGCTTCTTTTATTCCAACCACTGGTGGACCGTACAATGCAGCTCGATTTAGCAGGTTAATCAATACATATCGTGCGAATATGCAGGTGCAAAATTCTAGAAATAGAAGTGAAAATGATGCTCAAAACTGGGCACAAATCTTAAATTGGGTAAACAAAGGCTTAAACACAGGTGAAGATTTTACAATTACAATTGATTATATAAATTGGGGTAACAATTTCCAAATTCTTGCCGGTTTAGACTGGTATTGGAGAGTAGATCACCGTGTTATTCGTTGGATTGATCCCAATTATCCAAAGAGATTCCCTAACACGATTCCTCAAACTAATTCATTACCACCCGCCAATGGTTCGGCTGATGCACGTTTAGCCACATATTTCAGATTCGAAAGCAGTTTTGGATCATTTAACCCAACAAGAGGACCCCAATTAAGAAGTCATTATCGATTTGGAAGATTTGAAGACCTATTTGCTGCTGATAATGATGGTACACCATTCCCCTCAATTTTTCTTTACGCAGAAACCAATCGACTTCTTAGAGCAGAAGCTTTAGCAATGACGGGGAATGTGTCCGGTGCAATCGCAATTTTGAATGATCCATCTGGTCGTAGAAAAACAGAGGGAAATGTTGCTGATATTCCCGGAACAGCAACTCGGGAAGAAGTAATTCAACAAATCCATCGTGAACGCGATCTTGAGTTAATGTTCTCAGATTATGGTCTTCACTTTATGGATATGAGAAGATTTGAATTGTTACAAAAAGGAACAATTCTTCACTTTCCAGTGCCTGTTACACAGCTCAATATCATGCAAGTACCTAATTACACATTCGGTGGTCAAACACCAACGGCTGAACAAGCTACGGGAACAGCTACCGATACTACCAAAGCGTGGATACGACCGAGCGAACAAAACATTGTTGCCAGACCTCTATAAAAAATGTTAAAAAGAGTTAATTCTTAACTCATTTGAAAAGGCTACAGAAATGTAGCCTTTTCGTTTTATATTTAAAGAGTATTGATAAAACAAAAGATAGAACAAAAAGTATATGAATAATTTTGTTTTAAAAACGGTAACCTCGCTTGCAATTTTTATAACCCTAATTGTTGTAGGATGCAAAGAAGAAAAAATTGAAACAATAGAGGTAAAAGTTAGCGGAATGGTTTGTAATAGCTGTGAAAAAGCCATTGAAACAAAAGTTGCTTCTCTTGACGGAGTGAAAAGCGTAAAAGCAACTCAACCAGAAGGAAAAGTAACAATTGAACTTTCAAGCAATACAAACCTTGAAACTGTTACAAAAGAAATTGAAGGTTTGCACTATAAAGTTGAAGGTACACCAATTATCAAATCTTCTTTGTGATTATGAGTGATCAAAAAGACCAGTACTATAAAGGGCTGTTTTGGGGAACCATACTCGGCGCCGCGGCAGGCGCTGTTGCAGGAATTCTCTTTGCACCAGATAAAGGAAGTGAAACCCGTGCTAAACTGAAAGAAAAAATCAACGAGCTTATTGAAAATGGACTTGAATTAAGTGCCGAAACTTTAGCAAATTTTCAAAATCAAGATACCAGTGAATCTATCTTTACAGAAAGCATTCATGAGAACGATGCAAAAAAAACGGCCGATGACATTGTCAATGAAGCAAAAGTTAAGGCCGCAAAACTCATTGCTGAAGCTAATACATTATTAAAGGAAGCCAAAGACGCAAGTGGGTTAATTGCCTCAAAACCAAATGGTTTTAAGAGTTAAAAAGTAAATAAAATATGATTTCATACCTCTCACGGAATCTTGAAGGAAATCAAAACAAACCGCTGGTACTATTACTTCATGCATTTCCATTAAATGCAGAAATGTGGCTTCCAACATTAATTCTTTTTGGGAATAAAGACTGGCCAATTCTTGCACCAACTGTTTACGGAACCAATGGAAGCGAAGAAAAGAAGAACTGGAACTTCACACAATATGCAAGTGAGCTTATCGAATTAGCAAGATACATAGGATACCAAAAAGTAATTCCGATAGGTGTGTCAATGGGCGGTTATGTCGCTTTCGAAATTCTCCGAAGTGAAAGCGAAAGCATAGCAGGATTGGTATTGTGTAATACGAAAGGTGAGTCAGACACTGAAGAAGGAAAAAAACAACGGGATTCACTCATAAAGCAGATTGAGGAAAGAGGGAATCAAGTTTGCATTGAACAAAATCTTCCAAAACTTTTAGGTCATACAACAAAAACAAACAACCCCGAACTGAGTATAGACTTAGGATCACTCATAAAAACGAATCGTAAAACGAGTTTAATCGAACAAATTAAGGCATTGAAGAATAGAAACGATTCAACTGAATTAATGAAAGGAATTAAACAACCTACACTTGTGATAGCAGGAAATGAAGATGAACTGATGTCACCGGAGGTGGTGAAAAAAATTTACGAGGGAATCCCTGAAACCACCAAAAAAGAATTTATTGAGATACAAAAAAGTGGACATCTAAGTGTATTAGAACAACCGGAACACTTTCATAGAAGCGTTGAAAAATTTATTGAACCATTCATGAACTCAATGTGGGATTAACACTCTTTATAACCTTAATACTCTCTTTCCTATTTATCGCAACTTCTGCATCGATTAACAGTGAAATCACTTTCGATAATTTTTTACTTTGTTTTATCCCGCTCTTTGTTGCGATTGATGTAATTGGAACATTACCGCTATTTATCGGACTCACTTCAAGTTTTCAAGAGAAAACGAAAAGAAGATTGACAACGCAAGCCGTGCTGACTGCTTTTGCACTATCATTAATTATTATGGTTGCAGGGAAGGGGTTATTTGATTTATTGGGTATCTCAATTTCTGATTTCAGAATCGCGGGAGGGATAATTCTACTGCTGCTCGCAATTATGGATTTAATTTCGCCGGGCGCGGATGAATCGAAGCAACCTGCAGACCCAAGCAAAATCGGTATCGTGCCATTAGGGATTCCACTCGTTATCGGCCCTGCGTCTCTAACAACGCTTTTAATTTTACGAGATACTTACGGGTTTCAACTCACTTTAATTGCGCTTGTGCTTAATCTGCTGATTGTATTTCTTCTGTTTTACTTTTCAGGTTATGCACAACGGCTCATAGGTCCAAATGGAGCGAAAGCCGTAGCCAAAGTAGCGGCTTTATTTTTGGCGGCAATCGCAGTGATGATGATTCGGGTTGGAATTTCAGATGTCATCAAATCCTTTTAAACTGGCATAGGTACTTGACTTTTTGGAATTAGCTTACCAATAAGTTTCTCCGCAATCTGAATGGCATTTGTTGCTGCACCCTTTCGTAAATTATCTGACACAATCCAAAGATTTAAGCCTTTTGGATGAGATAAATCCCTACGAATGCGCCCAACAAATACGCCATCCTTACCATATACTTCTAAAGGCATTGGGTAAATTTTTAGGTTGGGATTGTCAACCACAGTGACTCCGGGTGCATTTCGCAGAATTGAAAAAACTTCTTCTAAATCAAAATCATGTTCAAATTCTAGGTTAACGGACTCTGAGTGTCCACCATAAACCGGAACACGGACAGTTGTGGGAGAAATCATAATTGTATTATCTCCCATAATCTTCCTAGTCTCATTGACCATTTTCATCTCTTCTTTCGTATAGGCATTTTCTGTGAAGTCATCAATTTGAGGGACAACATTAAAAGCAATAGGATGAAAATGAGTAAACTTTTCTTGCTTTTCACCTCGAACTTCAGATTCTAAAGCTTCAAGCCCCATCTTACCTTTTCCGGTCACAGATTGATAAGTTGATACAATAATTCGCTTAATTTTATATCGATCGTGTAATGGTTTTAATGGCACCACCATTTGAATGGTCGAGCAATTCGGATTTGAAATAATTGAATGGGGATTACCTTGTGAATCAAAAATTGATAATGGATTTACCTCTGGGACAACCAAGGGAACAGAGGAATCCATTCGAAAGGCTGATGAGTTATCAATAACAATAGCCCCTTGCTTTGAAGCAATTGGTGCCCAAACCTTACTGAGTGTCGCACCGGCTGAAAACAAGGCGATATCAACTTGA
The window above is part of the Chloroherpetonaceae bacterium genome. Proteins encoded here:
- a CDS encoding RagB/SusD family nutrient uptake outer membrane protein → MFTLRRYLSILVIAVTLVVGSGCADLNVENPNNPDVERVLATTNDLLGVQQGALIALFTPHATGPSGFSSNVNLEWTADYVTMTNNVNTWWSQFKAEPRPQFNNTVANGSLAVFSGPYSRWYAAISASNDVIRAIAVQQRSLSTAADTRALLATAYFVRAMAFGYLANVFDKAVIVDLNTDVSNPSLPFASYSQVMTFAQRSFDLADSVCNVSGGFTLPASFIPTTGGPYNAARFSRLINTYRANMQVQNSRNRSENDAQNWAQILNWVNKGLNTGEDFTITIDYINWGNNFQILAGLDWYWRVDHRVIRWIDPNYPKRFPNTIPQTNSLPPANGSADARLATYFRFESSFGSFNPTRGPQLRSHYRFGRFEDLFAADNDGTPFPSIFLYAETNRLLRAEALAMTGNVSGAIAILNDPSGRRKTEGNVADIPGTATREEVIQQIHRERDLELMFSDYGLHFMDMRRFELLQKGTILHFPVPVTQLNIMQVPNYTFGGQTPTAEQATGTATDTTKAWIRPSEQNIVARPL
- a CDS encoding heavy metal-associated domain-containing protein, with the protein product MNNFVLKTVTSLAIFITLIVVGCKEEKIETIEVKVSGMVCNSCEKAIETKVASLDGVKSVKATQPEGKVTIELSSNTNLETVTKEIEGLHYKVEGTPIIKSSL
- a CDS encoding YtxH domain-containing protein, yielding MSDQKDQYYKGLFWGTILGAAAGAVAGILFAPDKGSETRAKLKEKINELIENGLELSAETLANFQNQDTSESIFTESIHENDAKKTADDIVNEAKVKAAKLIAEANTLLKEAKDASGLIASKPNGFKS
- a CDS encoding alpha/beta hydrolase gives rise to the protein MISYLSRNLEGNQNKPLVLLLHAFPLNAEMWLPTLILFGNKDWPILAPTVYGTNGSEEKKNWNFTQYASELIELARYIGYQKVIPIGVSMGGYVAFEILRSESESIAGLVLCNTKGESDTEEGKKQRDSLIKQIEERGNQVCIEQNLPKLLGHTTKTNNPELSIDLGSLIKTNRKTSLIEQIKALKNRNDSTELMKGIKQPTLVIAGNEDELMSPEVVKKIYEGIPETTKKEFIEIQKSGHLSVLEQPEHFHRSVEKFIEPFMNSMWD
- a CDS encoding MarC family protein, whose product is MGLTLFITLILSFLFIATSASINSEITFDNFLLCFIPLFVAIDVIGTLPLFIGLTSSFQEKTKRRLTTQAVLTAFALSLIIMVAGKGLFDLLGISISDFRIAGGIILLLLAIMDLISPGADESKQPADPSKIGIVPLGIPLVIGPASLTTLLILRDTYGFQLTLIALVLNLLIVFLLFYFSGYAQRLIGPNGAKAVAKVAALFLAAIAVMMIRVGISDVIKSF
- a CDS encoding aspartate-semialdehyde dehydrogenase; amino-acid sequence: MKYSVAILGATGLVGRTMVSVLESTNFPVSRIVPLASENSLGKSVPFNGNEFPIQLPSEEVFNQVDIALFSAGATLSKVWAPIASKQGAIVIDNSSAFRMDSSVPLVVPEVNPLSIFDSQGNPHSIISNPNCSTIQMVVPLKPLHDRYKIKRIIVSTYQSVTGKGKMGLEALESEVRGEKQEKFTHFHPIAFNVVPQIDDFTENAYTKEEMKMVNETRKIMGDNTIMISPTTVRVPVYGGHSESVNLEFEHDFDLEEVFSILRNAPGVTVVDNPNLKIYPMPLEVYGKDGVFVGRIRRDLSHPKGLNLWIVSDNLRKGAATNAIQIAEKLIGKLIPKSQVPMPV